Genomic DNA from Buteo buteo chromosome 21, bButBut1.hap1.1, whole genome shotgun sequence:
GTTCTGTCCACAGCAGCTTGCAGGTGTTTGATCTGATCCCTAATTATAGCGATCAAGTTGTAAATGTTCATCGGTTCCTTCCGAGGATCTGACACAGGAGATGGCAGAGATGACACTGGAGATGGGCTGCTGTCGCCGCTTCCATTCTCTGCCTTTCCTAGCTCTATAGTTAACAACCCTTTAGAAAGAAGAATGGGAGACCTTCTTCCCTTGGTCTCTGGACTACTGCGTCCACCTTTACCTTCCTTGTAGTAATCTAGCATCACTCTGTTTGGAGTTTCATTGTTGCACATACAGACATGGTGGTATAAATTGGCCAACTCTTCGCTGAAGGTGACTAGTTCATCTTGGGCAACACTGAGGCTGCCCTGTGTTTCTCCGGCAACATCACTGACTTtcttcagctccttctccagtcTGGCCACCTGTTCTCTGTCATGCCTACTGGATTTTTCTAGTGAGGTAATCTTTTCAGTGAGAGCTTGGCTCTCAGTCTCATAcctgctcttctcttcctcatACTTAGACTCACATTCTTTGTATTTGGCCTTAAGATTTTTGAGCTCTTCTTTTAGGTCAGTAATCTCTGCCACAGCCACTTTGTACTTGCACTCCAGGATCTCTGGCCCATTGATGTCAACCTCATAGTAGTCTCCATCTTCATGGCTGTCTCGGTCCTTCTCATTGTCAAGGGCAGACTGACGTTCCTTGCTGACCTGGAGCTTCTTCATTGCGTTCAGGTTTTCTGTGAGCCTGCCAACTTTCTCATGCTGCTCTGAGAGGGCCCCCCGTGTattttccagctgcttctgaGATTCCTGTAGTGTTGTTAACAAGttcaccttttctctttccatctgAAATGCATGAACACAGACATCTACTTAAAGGGAACTGCATCACTTAAATGGTTTTGTTGTAAGAGACAGAAACTTAGCCAAGGTCCATATGGCTGCAGAAATCTGATCACTTGCACATTATGGAAAAGACTATTTAATTCATTCTAAAACTATCTCAAGCACAGTGTTCCTTGCcaattctttctcatttccacttcaaaatgcacatttttacaCATTTCTTCCATAGCTGatgttctcattgtgaaaacATCCTTTCAGCTGAAGATAAGTTAATCGTTACTGTTATCTTGCAAATTATCAAGTAAATATTAGAAAACATGCAGCTAGTCTATGGTGGAAGCTTGGAGCTTCATGAGAGACTCAGAAATACCAAAACTTTTAAAGTTTCTCCTCTGAAAgttcttattttgaaaaaatccagcaattttttccacaaaggctttttcttctaaaacacttaaaaaaaacttgacaaaataactttaaaatgtttccaggCAACACAAATATGTACCTTGTTTCGAACTCTCCAACCTCCCAATAGTACAAATATAACACAGAAATACTTGGTACTGATTAAAACTTCATGTTCTTTGAACTAATTACAGAAAATAGTTATGGTGTACCAAACTCCTTTTGATGAAGATGACTGGAGTACTATCAATTTTTGAACAAAATACTATATTTCTCGCTAGTGACATACTGACAAACATTTAACATCCTCAAATTTTAAATCAATCAGAGCCTTTACAAATATAGTTCATATTGTATGGTGGCCATGTGAGATATTGAAAAGACTGAAATTACAACCCAAATAAACTCTAGCAGCTATTTGGAAGTACATGTTGTTTAGAAAACCCATTTACCTGTACAAGCTGTTGTTTCAGCTTCtggatttcagaaatgtttaattCACTCAGAAGATCTGAAACCAGActtggggctggagggaagctttcatttttcttgggCGTTGATGTACTATTCTTGCCATTGCTGAGTTTGCTGAGGCAGTTCTGTTCAAATCCATTCATGATTTCATCATTATTGGGCTCTGTGGCTTCATCGCTGAACTTCAGTCCATCCAAAGAGATGTTCAGGTGGCTGTTGTACATGGAGTCATTGATGTTCATGTAGTGAGAGAGCTCCTTACGAAGATTGTTCTTCTGCTCCCGCTCTGTCTTCAGCGTCTCTAAGGCCTCCTCAAGCTGGCGTTCGGAGATCTCCTTCAGCCGTATGGCATCTTCTAGCTGGCTGTTGAgaaattctgtttcctcttcAAGCCTTTTGATTTCATGTTTCAGGCCTTCAAACTCCACCTGGAGATATAcaaatagaagggaaaaaaaaaatccctaatgAAAATGTCTGCCTGCAAGGCACCaagtaattttacttttaagtaTTTGATTTCACTAAATACGTTgagaacagaataattttttttttcagttctggaGTCTAGTTTTGGCACTATGACTGTAAACATTGCTTACATAATTTACCTTGACAGAGACCATGGAATAAAACTTCTACACAAAATGTCAAATTAGCTGATCTATTCTAGCTTAAGACAGGTGAGAGATACAGTGTGTGATACAGAGCATCACAAAACAGGCTTTCCTAGCACATTATGCAAACTCTTTCTCTGTTTGATTAACAAATTCCTTGGCCAACCTTCACACAAATTCAAGCTCAACATTTCCAAAACCCAGCATTACAAAGCTATGCTTCTGACACTCTGCTGCACTGCTGTTAGAATATTCCACTGGGCTTAAAACTGTTGGGATGCACCTAGCAATCAAACTCTGCTTTTATacattcagaataaaatgttttatcattTCTGTCATCATTATTTCAGCACATCTTGAGAAAGCTACAATTCAGACTCTACACTTCAGACCCATAGTGCTGCTACATGAAATTTGATGGCATGCTATAAGTTTTTAGCtgtaaaattgccttttttttaaacctctctTGCACTGAAATTACAAACACCAATGATTAGTGTAAAATTTTTAAtcccttggggaaaaaacaaagtctaaagaatactttttccttaccttgaaagaaaggaaaacataccACATGATATATGACCCTATTTATTTTTGCCAACTGCTAAAGGAATTTTAGATGCCAATATACACCAGTTTGGTAGTGCTGAACCACACCTGATTTAAAAACCAGGAACCAATCATGTTAATTCAGTTCTGCAAGTTAAGCCTGGAAAAACTTGATGGCTTCTTCTAGTTATGTCAGTAGATAATTAAAGCTTAATAAAATTCATCAAGTAGGATTAGGACAAggtagaaaattaaataatccaTTGCCATGAAAAGAATTAGCTCTTGGTTCTATATACGTCCACTGAGCTCAAATATTTAAGATTACAGTCTATTTTCAAGGGTTCCAGAATACACACACAGTAGACAATAATTACTAGCAACTGACAAGATAGCATCTGAGGTTAAATTCAGCTCAGCCCAGAATGACAGCATTCTTGAATATCATTATTTTGGAATGTGAACATTGAGCTTGGAACTTTCACTTGCTTCTCTGAATACAATGAATGAGACGAAGAAAGGTAAAAACCAAAAGTAACCAACTACATTGGTTGGATTTTAACAGATCACTATCTCATCTAGAGCATAATAGCCCCTCCATCCCTACCGCATGATGTCAGGGCACCCAAACCAGCGTAATTAGACCAAATATATTCAGGTGAGAGCAGGTCCAAGCTGGAACCCCATTTTGGGCACATTAGTGAGGCCAAAGTGATAAACATTGCCATAGAGTTTCACCTGGagataaatgaaatacattcaATATCCCAAACACCTCACTTGGTAGGGCAGCTTTCATTCAGAACACTGAAGGAGTTCTGAAGCAAATCCTAATATGCTTTTGCTATGTGCTCACTATCACAGATGGTATtaacactgctgttttcttcaagaGCTTTTATTTCAGGAATATTAAACCATTTTCTCAACTGAACCTTGAGTTTTATTTATACAGTGAAACTGACAGGTacctgaagaataaaaatagcaagCCCCCAAGTGACAGATAGATGAAGATAAGTGAACTGTGCCAAAGACCACATCTAATCTAATTACCTCTGCAAATGATAACTCAGGGAAATTGAGTTGttccaaaaatgcattttctaaaattctgaaaattgcTGGAAGTGTGCAATTAAACATGACTTTTCAGATGAGCAGTCACACAGGTCTGACAGTATAGAGCAACTATACCACTAATACATGTTTAATGAAAGTAGCTAGAAGAGAGGAGGACTACAGAACTGGAGAGATAATGTAAGCACtaattaacaataaaaatacatgttcagAAATACATCCAGTTACAGATACCGTAGAagaggatggatggatggagagtATTGCAAAGACATTGAAAAACTAGTGTAGCAACAAGACTAAACCAAATAACAAAGCAGACTGGTAGAGAATTTACTTCCATCAAAGAGACAGAACACAGTAGAAGGACTTGGAGGTCAA
This window encodes:
- the BICD2 gene encoding protein bicaudal D homolog 2 isoform X2, with protein sequence MSLAMEEEEYARLVMESEPEWLRSEIKRLFQELGETTREKIQAAEYGLAVLEEKQQLKQQYEELELEYETIRTEMEQLKEAFGQAHTNHKKVAADGESREETLIQESATKEEYYMKKVMELQTELKQLRNVLANTQSENERLNSVAQELKEVNQNVEIQRARLRDDIKEYKFREARLLQDYTELEEENICLQKQVSVLKQNQVEFEGLKHEIKRLEEETEFLNSQLEDAIRLKEISERQLEEALETLKTEREQKNNLRKELSHYMNINDSMYNSHLNISLDGLKFSDEATEPNNDEIMNGFEQNCLSKLSNGKNSTSTPKKNESFPPAPSLVSDLLSELNISEIQKLKQQLVQMEREKVNLLTTLQESQKQLENTRGALSEQHEKVGRLTENLNAMKKLQVSKERQSALDNEKDRDSHEDGDYYEVDINGPEILECKYKVAVAEITDLKEELKNLKAKYKECESKYEEEKSRYETESQALTEKITSLEKSSRHDREQVARLEKELKKVSDVAGETQGSLSVAQDELVTFSEELANLYHHVCMCNNETPNRVMLDYYKEGKGGRSSPETKGRRSPILLSKGLLTIELGKAENGSGDSSPSPVSSLPSPVSDPRKEPMNIYNLIAIIRDQIKHLQAAVDRTTELSRQRVATQELGPVVDKDKEALMEEILKLKSLLSTKREQIATLRTVLKANKQTAEVALANLKSKYENEKAMVTETMMKLRNELKALKEDAATFSSLRAMFATRCDEYVTQLDEMQRQLAAAEDEKKTLNSLLRMAIQQKLALTQRLEHLELDHEQSKRVRTKSASKAKSSNPSL
- the BICD2 gene encoding protein bicaudal D homolog 2 isoform X1, whose translation is MSLAMEEEEYARLVMESEPEWLRSEIKRLFQELGETTREKIQAAEYGLAVLEEKQQLKQQYEELELEYETIRTEMEQLKEAFGQAHTNHKKVAADGESREETLIQESATKEEYYMKKVMELQTELKQLRNVLANTQSENERLNSVAQELKEVNQNVEIQRARLRDDIKEYKFREARLLQDYTELEEENICLQKQVSVLKQNQVEFEGLKHEIKRLEEETEFLNSQLEDAIRLKEISERQLEEALETLKTEREQKNNLRKELSHYMNINDSMYNSHLNISLDGLKFSDEATEPNNDEIMNGFEQNCLSKLSNGKNSTSTPKKNESFPPAPSLVSDLLSELNISEIQKLKQQLVQMEREKVNLLTTLQESQKQLENTRGALSEQHEKVGRLTENLNAMKKLQVSKERQSALDNEKDRDSHEDGDYYEVDINGPEILECKYKVAVAEITDLKEELKNLKAKYKECESKYEEEKSRYETESQALTEKITSLEKSSRHDREQVARLEKELKKVSDVAGETQGSLSVAQDELVTFSEELANLYHHVCMCNNETPNRVMLDYYKEGKGGRSSPETKGRRSPILLSKGLLTIELGKAENGSGDSSPSPVSSLPSPVSDPRKEPMNIYNLIAIIRDQIKHLQAAVDRTTELSRQRVATQELGPVVDKDKEALMEEILKLKSLLSTKREQIATLRTVLKANKQTAEVALANLKSKYENEKAMVTETMMKLRNELKALKEDAATFSSLRAMFATRCDEYVTQLDEMQRQLAAAEDEKKTLNSLLRMAIQQKLALTQRLEHLELDHEQSKRVRTKSASKAKSSNPSVSHIRSCGDRSEGSVLNNQVFCSEKYKIYCD
- the BICD2 gene encoding protein bicaudal D homolog 2 isoform X3 — encoded protein: MSLAMEEEEYARLVMESEPEWLRSEIKRLFQELGETTREKIQAAEYGLAVLEEKQQLKQQYEELELEYETIRTEMEQLKEAFGQAHTNHKKVAADGESREETLIQESATKEEYYMKKVMELQTELKQLRNVLANTQSENERLNSVAQELKEVNQNVEIQRARLRDDIKEYKFREARLLQDYTELEEENICLQKQVSVLKQNQVEFEGLKHEIKRLEEETEFLNSQLEDAIRLKEISERQLEEALETLKTEREQKNNLRKELSHYMNINDSMYNSHLNISLDGLKFSDEATEPNNDEIMNGFEQNCLSKLSNGKNSTSTPKKNESFPPAPSLVSDLLSELNISEIQKLKQQLVQMEREKVNLLTTLQESQKQLENTRGALSEQHEKVGRLTENLNAMKKLQVSKERQSALDNEKDRDSHEDGDYYEVDINGPEILECKYKVAVAEITDLKEELKNLKAKYKECESKYEEEKSRYETESQALTEKITSLEKSSRHDREQVARLEKELKKVSDVAGETQGSLSVAQDELVTFSEELANLYHHVCMCNNETPNRVMLDYYKEGKGGRSSPETKGRRSPILLSKGLLTIELGKAENGSGDSSPSPVSSLPSPVSDPRKEPMNIYNLIAIIRDQIKHLQAAVDRTTELSRQRVATQELGPVVDKDKEALMEEILKLKSLLSTKREQIATLRTVLKANKQTAEVALANLKSKYENEKAMVTETMMKLRNELKALKEDAATFSSLRAMFATRCDEYVTQLDEMQRQLAAAEDEKKTLNSLLRMAIQQKLALTQRLEHLELDHEQSKRL